The genomic region ctgcttgttccGATCCCTTCGACCTGACATCCATCGTCCTAACAGTTGGAGAGGATGTTCTTGCTGCGGAAGGAGTGCAGCCAATATTTCCCAGGCTGCTTCCCGGAATGGTGGGgctatcatatgaggagaaactGTCGGTGAGGATtttattaattggagtttagaagtgcgGCGGAGGTGTGTAGGTGGCTTGTAAAAACCGACAAACTCTAAGAGGAGTAGACAGGgtagattgagaaagaatgttcccgagggGAAATCGAGAATTAGCGGTCATAGCTTGAGAATAAAGGGTAAATATTTTCACACTGAGTTGATAGAAAtgtatagagagacagagaggcagagagagagagtgaaacagagagaaaaagaaagagaaacagcgagagagagacagagaggagagagtgaaggagagagagagagagacagagaaacacagagaatgagagagacagagagataaggacagagagagagagagagagagagagactgagagatatagacatagatagatatagagaaacagagagagaaagtgaaacagagagagagtgagatagatagggatagataaatagatagatgatagatagattgacatagagaggggaagagagatgagaaaggagagagaggtgtgagggagaggtgagagagaggagCGTGACAATGGAGAGAGGAGAAAAAGGAGAGTGCTGTGGGAGTGCATGGAAAGGAGAGGGGAGGACATAGATGgcagacagagaggagagagagggtagcgaaatgaaattaaatgaaatgaaaatcgctactgtcacaagtgggcttcaaatggttactgtgaaaagcccatagtcgccacattccggcgcctgttcggggaggcaggtacgggaattgaaccgtgctgctggccctgcgtggtctgctttcaaagccactgATTGCggacggtgctaaaccagccccagtggagagatgggagagaggagaaaaaagagagacgtggtaaggggagaggggagagagattgAAGAGTGGAGAGAAGAGGAAAGGTGACAGCCGAGAGCTGAATGAGCGAGGGAGACATGGGAGTGACGGGAGAGAAGCTAAAGTGCGGACAGAGAGGAGAAATGGGGAGAACAaggagaggggggtgagagtgtggagatatgaaaggggagagaactgagagagaggagatagagagAGGCGAGACAGAGCGGAGAgggatgggagagagagtgaagcgcgtggggagagggagagaatggagagaggagagagagggaagagacaggggagggaGATTTAACAGACAGACTAGATAGTCAGAagccttttcccagggtggaagcttTAATTAGTAGATTTATGGTGCGAGGGGCGACGATTAATGGTGACGTGCGAGGGGGGTTTTTTGAACAGAGAATAGTGGGAGCCTAGAACTGTCTGCCGCATGAATTTGTGGACGAAGCAACGATAGTGATGTATTGGAGTGACAAATATATGagcaggatgagaatagagggaaagCGAACTCGGAATTGTAGAACCTTTTCGGTTACACAGGCCGTATGGACAGCACAGTTTTGGAGGTatggatttttttattgtcacgtgtacggaggtacagtgaaaagtatttttctgcgagccgaTCAACAGATTATTCAGATCATTCATGGGGaaaaaaagggaattgaacaaaattcaagaaaatataagaaaatgtataatagggcaacacaagatacacaatgtaactgcataaaccTTGGCATGGGataaagcatacagggtgtagtgttaatgaggtcagtcaataagaggatcatttcggagtctggtgacagtggggaagaagctgtttctgagtctgttcgtgcgtgttctcagacttctgaatctcctgcccgatggaagtagttggaaaagtgagtaagacgGGTGAgaaggatccttgattatgctgcctgctttcctaagGCAGCGTGTTATGATGGAGTACATGGAttggaggcagatttgtgtgatggactgggcggttttgacgactctctgaagttccatgcggtcctgagccgagcagctgccatgtcaggctgtgatgcagcccgatagaatgctttctatggtgcatctgtaaaagttggtaagggtgaatgtggacatgccgaatttccttagtttcctgaggacgtataggtgctcttgtgctttcttggtgataacgTCGACATGGATggcccaggacagatttttggtgatgggcacccctaggaatttgaaagtgctaaccatctccacctcggccccattgatgcagacaggggtttgtacagggccgaagttcctttgttctttgttctccgcATTTAGAATGATTGGGAGAAACTGGAGTTTCCTGTTAGCAATGGTGTAATTTTGTGCAGATTGAGACGAGGAAAGGCGGACGTAGGTCACCAGCAGCGGTTTCTCCTGAGCAGGAAACACATTGACATGTATTTCACAATTGCAGCAGGCGCTGCAGCCCCTGCAAGAAATCTGACCAGCTGGAGCGGATGCTTCAGCGGTCTCGTGACGGGCACTCGGGGGCCCAGATTCTCTCATAACCACGGCTGGGGAACAGTCTGTTTGAACTCGGCTGCCCTCTCGGAATTGCGGCTGGGGTTGGTACATCCTTTCGGGAAGCTAttgcacaggggctgttattctctataatatacacagcgacTTATTCTctttaatatacacagggactggtattctctataacatacacaggaactgttattctctataatatacagagGGGCTGTTATTCTATGCAATATACACATGAGCTGTTATTATCTATAGTATTGACAGGGATTGGTAACctccataatatacacaggggctgttattctctttaatatacacaggatctgttattctctataatatacacagggactgttatacTCTACAATATACACGGGCTGTGTTTGTCAATAATatgcacaggggctgttattctctataatatgcacagatactgttattctctataatatacacaggggcttttattgtctataatatacacagggcctGTTATTGtctgtaatatacacagagactgttattgtCTATAATATGCACAGGGACtggtattctctataatatacacagggggtgTTATTTTCAAAATATACAGCGtcttattctctataatatacacagactgttattttctgtaatatacacacataCTGTTAATCTTTATAATATAgaaaggggctgttattctccataatatacacacagaatgttattctctataatatagacAGGGGCAGTTATTCTCTATTATATACACATGActattattctctataatatacacaggggcctttattctctataatatacacagggactgttattctctataatatacacagcgctGTTACTCTATATTATACACAGGTACTGCAATGCTCTTTACTatgcacaggggctgttattctctataatatacacagggactgttattctctataatatacacaaggGCTGTTTTGTCAATAATAtagacaggggctgttattctctacaatatacacagggactgttactCTCTATAATATACATAGGGAATGTATCTCTATGACATAAACAGggtctgttattctctataatatacactgactGTCATTCTCTGTAATAGACAAAGGGGCTgtaattctctataatatacatagGGACtgatattctctataatatacacagggtagGGACTGTTAGTTTCTATAATATACACATGGGCTGTTATTTTCTAGAATGTACAcaaggactgttattctctataatatacacaggggctgttattctctatagtaTACACATTGAACTCGTAGTTTGGGATCTGACTGTAAACCCCCTGAGCATTTAGCGGAATGGTTGCAGTATTGCCAAATTGTGGGCCGTGGAAATTAcgtctctatctccctccctctctgagtGATTTGGAGAAGAAGGTTCAGAAAAGGGAAGCAGTTCTAGAACAAACTTGGCGTCAGAGGAACTGTTTGTGCTAACACTCTCTCGCAGCACTAGAAAGGGGCTCCGAGCAAGTACCGAGCACAGGCAGGGAAAGAGTCACAACCATTGTACTCACAGGGTCGAGGCGCCATCACTTCGCCTGGCGCCAGGGTGAGGGCATGTGCCGTGCCTTCGGCCTGATCCTCTTTGTGGCTAACGCTGTCTCCATCTTCAGCCTGATCCTCATCGCTATGAGCCGCTTCGTCCTCATCTCGGACGCCCGGTGGTTCGACCGGGTCTACTCCCGCCGCACGATGCCCTTCTTCCTGGCCCTGCCCTGGTTGTTGGGCCTGCATCTCTTCGGGCCCCTCTGGAATATCTATGTCTTCCTGCCGCCTGTCTGCACCTGCAGCTTCCACCGGGAGCGAGGGAGGCCTTACACCACCATCCTCATGTTCTTCATGTTTGGACTTGGACTGAGCTGCATTGGGATTTTCTACTTCCTCATCCATCGCAAGGTGAAGGCGGCTTCCCAGGCACTGGAGGGGTACCGGCTGGAGGGCGATGGTCGCGGGAGGAAGCCAACGGGGGCAGGGGTCCCCGCTGCAGACAGCGGGATCGCCGACGGGCCCAGCGCCAACCCTCTCCGGGGAGGCCCCACCAGGTCGACTAATGCCACCAGCGTTGAGATCGCAGCCCCTGGCAGAGAAATCGCCCTCCAGGCCGGGGAAAGCGGGACCTCCAGCTGCCAGgccaagaggagcagcagcggcgaGTTTCGCAAGGTGACCCGCATGTGCTTCGCCATGTTCCTGGTCTACGTGACCTGCTACTTCCCCTTCTGCTTCCTGCATGTGGTGGACGGGAAGAAGCGGGCCCCCGTTCTCGTCCACATGGTGGCCGGCAATTTCACCTGGCTGAATAGCTGCATCAACCCAATCCTCTACGCCATAATGAACCGGCAGTTCAAGGACGCCTACTGGGGGGTCCTGCGCAAGGGAGCCAGCCTCGCCCGCCCGTGGAGGCAATAGGAAGTTTCTTTGAGCACACcttcccacctccctcccacccaagaGTCTGTTGCATAGGAACAGGATCAGGACTTTCACCCCCTCTGCTCAAGCCTGCTACACATCAACAGGTGGAAGCTATTCTTCCCCCTCTACTTTGACTTGGTGAGGCCACGACTGGGAGATTGTTTGCCTCCTCATGTAAAGAAGGTCAGTTTAGCACCAGAGTGAGAGCAGCGACGGTTTACCAGAATTATTCCTGAGATACCATGAATGGCATTGGAGGAGAGAtggagtcagttaggattgtattatcCGGCGTTCAGACGAATGTTGGAGGGTCTTATAGAAACCTACGAATTTAGAACAGgatcagacagggtagatgcaggatggaAAATCTCGATGGTGGGAGTTTCCATAACCAGGGGGTCTCGGTTTGAGGATACGGAGTAGACCgtttagggcagagatgaggagcaatttcatcATTGAAATATCAAttggtctgtggaattcgctaccacaggaagcaattgagaccaaaacattgtatgttttcgagAAGCGGTTAGATATCACATTTGATGCAACGGAATCTGAAGGGGTGGGGAGCAGGTGACTGAGTTATAATTTAAACGTGGAATGCccgaatcatttttttccaattaaggggcaatttagcgtggccaatccacctcccctgcacatctttgggttgtgggggataaacccacgcaaacacggggagaatgtgtgaactccacactgatagtgacccagagccgtgatgaacctgggacctcggtgccatgaggcagcagtgctaacccactgcgccacctggcTTCCCGGTTGgtgactgagttggatgatcagccaagatcagaATGAAGATCGGAGAAGGCTGGAAGAGTAGAATGGACTACATATTTTCTCCAACAGCTGAGATGGGCTTTTATTTCTTGATGTTTTTCTGGGAGTTACGGTAACTGTTAATGGGGTATTGTGTTGCTGCATTAATTCAGGGATAACTGTAAGATATTGGCTTATGTGATGTTAAAGTTATTTTCATGCTGTATTAATAAAGTTTTGTTGTAATATAACATATCATCGTCTCTTTGTATGATCACTCCTTTTTTTCCTAagttttagagttcccaattattttttccaattaaggggcaatttagagtggtcaatctacctatcctgcacatctttcggttgtggggatgaaacccacgcagacacggggagaatgccacGCAGtgcgggcaaactccacacggacagcaacccagtgacgggattcgaacccgggtcttcagcgtcacaggtagcaatgctaaccactgtgccgccgtgttgGATCACTTCTGAAGTACGGTATATTTCCGCACAGCCTCATGGCGGTTTCGGCCCAGTTTCCGACCGACTACTTGGGTCAGTGACCGTAATAGACACATAGGCTGCATTCCGCGGCGAGTGGGGAGGCTCTGCACCGCCTCCGGCGTCCCCACCGTCAACCTGCGGCTTCCTCCTCCAGCGTCTTCCACAACATATTCCGCGCGAGGTGTGACGGGCTCACACCCAGTTCCGACTCTTCACCCTCTCGCTTCTCGTCTCCAACTCTGTCTCCATCTTCTAGCTGGTCACTTCACGTTTCTTAAACATCCCCCGATGGGATGATACATTCAGGCCGTAGACAGGGGTCCGCGCAGGCGGGCGATCCCGACACTTAGTCAGGACGGCGAGACGAAGATCAGCGGCGCGTTGTCAGATCTCcgtctaatatatatatatatatatatagagagaaagagagagagagaacgcggGAGATAGATACAGACAGAGAAGTTGAAAGGTATAGAGCGAGAAACAAAGAGAGATAGACAGGCAGATacagacaagagagagagagagagagacgcagtgAGAAACATAGAGACAGGTGGAGagacagagaccgagagagaaagagagagataggtagagggtgagacagagtgacgcggagagaaagagatagagagaggcagACAAAAAGAGAAAGACAGCAAGTCAGGGAGAGACAAACGGAGcgatagagacagagaggcacAAAGAGAGAGTAGAGTGAGAAAGACAAGGAGAGAAATAGATagttagagagagagatgcagagagacatCGGAGACACAGATAGAGAAAAGAAACACCGGCAGAAAGAGAccgggagagatggggagaggcagagagactgcgcgagagagagggaaagagagaccgagagagaggggggggggggggcggtgagataCAGAGGCAGCACGAGACAGGGAAAgagaaaaggcagcacggtggcgcagtggttagcactgctgcctcacgacgccgaagtTCAAGGTTCAATCCGGTCTCTGGTtcagtgtctgtgcggtgtctgcacgttctccccgtgtcttcgtggatttcctccgggtgctccggtttcgtcccacagtcgaaaggtgtacaggttaggtggattggccatgctaaatagcccttagtgtccaaaattgcacttagtgttgggtggggttactgggttatggtgaaagggtggaggtgtggaccttgggtaaatTGCTCTTTCcatgtgccggtgcagactcgatgggccgaatggcctccttctgcactgtaaattctatgagagagagagacagagagcgggagaGTCAaacgggaagagagagggagaaagatagagagtggcagatagacagacagagacaaagaGTGCAAGAGAGCGGGAACGAGACAGAGAGGGATACGGACAGAGATAGTGACAGAAAatagagagatagaggcagagagagagggtgaatgtCAAACAGAGCGAAAGTGGGAGAAGGTGCGACACAAAGACTGAGTtgatagaaatagaaatagagataCAGACAAACAGAGACAAAGTGAAAcagagaagacagagagagagatagacatagatagatagatattcaGAGAAacagagggggtgagagagagagagacaaagagagagagagagacagagaggcacatACAGGTCTCGAGTCTGCCAAGCAtccttccacctctgcttcctaCCATTAAGCCAATTGTATATCCACTTTTCCCTCTGTCCCTTGGGTTGATTGGGGTTGtttaatgtagccatgctggccacgcaaaatggacactgagccaaactaaaatggaaggcagcagggaaagcctgtttagtaagaacagacagcctgctctcaactaattagcattttgcaaacagcaaaccagttttctggccaggtgcagatctccaagcaaaggtgttaatggcaaagcgcttaacatcatgatgaggcagcccagatccagacacaaacaatggcaacatttccatctcaatgtagcagttaattggtggagtagacaggatggcaccagagtaacaaatatcgaaaccacccccccccccaacatcgaggaaagccccgcattggaggatttcgaaggtagccgtttggaaacgttccaatcggtaccgaaaggtagagcccgcctagaagggggcaaggacatgagagaggggtataaaagcaaatcccccacagagccccggtctgttaaacccgtgctccggctctgactgacatcttgcatcctgactccagccgttgagcaccagccgccgaaaccgtaagttcaacgctcgctacgcgatccaagcccactagactcccaagtaccagaacgcttgctgaaggctgcagacaaaaccaggacgaaggccttgttctctgaccttgcctgttcctgttagataagtattctgtttgcttaagtttagttatagcttagtctcttagtgtgtgcatgagtatttattataactgtataataaatattgatcgtttgaactttactaatcggtgtatcgtctttattactttgaacttgaccttggaatacttgtgacgttgcctatacggcaactggcgactccaga from Scyliorhinus canicula unplaced genomic scaffold, sScyCan1.1, whole genome shotgun sequence harbors:
- the LOC119960708 gene encoding G-protein coupled receptor 84-like; its protein translation is MCRAFGLILFVANAVSIFSLILIAMSRFVLISDARWFDRVYSRRTMPFFLALPWLLGLHLFGPLWNIYVFLPPVCTCSFHRERGRPYTTILMFFMFGLGLSCIGIFYFLIHRKVKAASQALEGYRLEGDGRGRKPTGAGVPAADSGIADGPSANPLRGGPTRSTNATSVEIAAPGREIALQAGESGTSSCQAKRSSSGEFRKVTRMCFAMFLVYVTCYFPFCFLHVVDGKKRAPVLVHMVAGNFTWLNSCINPILYAIMNRQFKDAYWGVLRKGASLARPWRQ